The Bradyrhizobium ottawaense genome window below encodes:
- a CDS encoding TRAP transporter substrate-binding protein, with protein MTASKPGSISRRSLLMAATTVPLCGILTRPASAAEFVYKFATGQDPTHPVNIRAQEAIDRIREATSGRLEIRLFPANQLGSDTELLTQVRSGGVEFFNQSSSILATLVPSAGIVNTGFAFADYDSVWKAMDGDLGTYIRAQIAKTPIMAVSKAWDNGFRQVTSSGREVRTPDDLKNFQIRVPPAPLLTSLFKALGAGPTPINFNEVYSALQTKVVDGQENPLPIIATARLYEVQSTCSLTGHVWDGYWILGNKRAFERLPKDVQEIVTRELDRSAVDQRADIAKLSQSLRADLSTKGLKFIDVDRAAFRQALSKTSFYADWKGKFGEEAWSHLEKAAGQLS; from the coding sequence ATGACTGCATCGAAGCCCGGAAGCATCAGTCGCCGTTCGCTGTTGATGGCCGCCACCACCGTTCCTCTCTGCGGGATTCTCACCCGCCCGGCGTCTGCCGCCGAGTTCGTCTACAAGTTCGCGACCGGACAGGACCCAACGCATCCGGTGAATATCCGGGCGCAAGAGGCGATCGACCGTATCCGCGAAGCGACGAGCGGTCGGCTGGAGATCAGGCTATTTCCGGCCAACCAGCTCGGCTCCGACACCGAGCTTTTGACCCAAGTTCGCAGCGGCGGCGTCGAGTTCTTCAACCAATCGTCCTCGATTCTTGCCACCCTCGTACCTAGCGCAGGCATTGTGAACACCGGCTTCGCATTCGCCGACTACGACAGCGTATGGAAGGCGATGGACGGCGACCTCGGCACTTACATCCGGGCGCAAATCGCCAAGACGCCAATCATGGCGGTTTCGAAGGCCTGGGACAACGGCTTTCGTCAGGTGACCTCGTCGGGCCGCGAGGTCCGGACGCCGGATGATCTGAAGAATTTCCAGATCCGCGTTCCGCCCGCGCCGCTGCTCACCTCGCTCTTCAAGGCGCTCGGCGCCGGGCCGACGCCGATCAACTTCAACGAGGTCTATTCCGCGTTGCAGACCAAGGTCGTCGACGGCCAGGAGAATCCGTTGCCGATCATCGCGACCGCGCGTCTTTACGAAGTGCAGAGCACGTGTAGCCTCACCGGGCACGTCTGGGATGGCTACTGGATTCTGGGCAACAAGCGCGCCTTCGAGCGCCTGCCCAAGGATGTGCAGGAGATCGTGACGCGCGAGCTCGATCGCTCCGCGGTCGATCAGCGGGCAGACATCGCAAAGCTCAGCCAGTCCCTGCGCGCCGATCTGTCGACCAAAGGTCTCAAGTTCATCGACGTCGATCGTGCCGCTTTCCGCCAGGCGCTGTCTAAGACCAGCTTTTACGCCGACTGGAAGGGCAAGTTTGGCGAGGAGGCATGGTCTCACCTTGAAAAAGCCGCGGGCCAGCTATCATGA